Genomic DNA from Comamonas antarctica:
CGACGCCAACAGCGAATCCGCTCCGTCGTACACCGTGGCTGCGGCCAGCATCGGCTACCGCAAGGTCATGGGCCCCTGGACGCTGCGTGCGTTTGCACGCGTCGACAACCTGTTCGACCGCAAGTATGTCGGCTCGGTCATCGTCAACGATGGCAACCAGCGCTACTTCGAAGGCGCCCCGGGCCGGCAGTGGATCACGGGCGTGAGCGCCGCCTACCAGTTCTGAGTTGCGCCGCGAGACGCGCACACCATGAAAAAACCGGCCTCTGGCCGGTTTTTCTTTGCCTGCAACTGCGCCTCAGACGGCGTGCTTCTTCACCCACTCGACATAGCGGTGCAGCCAGCCCTGGAGAAACTCGCGGCTGCCTTCGCCAATCGAGCCATCGTCATTGAACAGGCCGTCCTTGGCCTGGATGAACATCTCGGGCTGGCCGAGCAGCGGCACGTCGAGATAAGCCAGGATATTGCGCAGATGCTGCTGCGCGAGGGCCGTGCCGATGGCACCCACGGAGACGCCGAGCACCGCGCCCGGCTTGCCGCCCCAGACGCTCTGGCCATAGGGACGCGAGCCCTGGTCCAGCGCATTCTTGAGCACGCCCGAAATCGAGCGGTTGTACTCGGGCGTGACGAACAGCAGCGCATCGGCGGCGGCGATCTGCGCGCGAAAGCGCTTCACGGCCTCGACCTCATTGCCATCGGCGTCCTGGTTGTACAGCGGCAACGCGTCGATGGCGATTTCCTCGAAGCTGAAACCTTCGGGCGCCATGCGTTCGATGGCGTGTGCCAGCTTGCGATTGAACGAATCCTTGCGCAGGCTGCCGACGATCACCGCGACCTTGTATTGGCTCATGAAAACTCCTCGCGTCAAAAACAAAAAGGGCTTCCCATTATGGAAGCCCCGGGTGGCAAGGGCCGTGGGTCGCGTCCTACACCACAGGATGCATGGCCATGCCGATGCGCGGCTTACTGCAGGAACGAGGGCTTGGCATAGCCCTGGAACTTGCTGTCGACCACGGCCTTGTATTCCGCCGAGCGGTAGGCGGCTTCGAGGTCCTTGGCCCATGCCGTGTCCTTGTCGGCACGCTTGACCGCGACCACGTTCAGGTAATGGTCGGGGGTCTTCTCCAGCTTCACGGCCTCGGTCAGCTTCAGGCCCGAGGAGATCGCGAAGTTGCCGTTGATGATCGCGTACTCGGTATCACCCAGCGAGCGCGGCAGTTGCGCGGCTTCCAGCGGGATGAACTTGAGCTGGCGCGGGTTCTCGACCAGGTCCTTTTCCGAAGCGCGCAGCGGATCGATGCCGGGCTTGATCTTCACCAGCTGGTTCTGCTCGAGCAGCACCAGCGCGCGCGCCAGGTTGCTGGGGTCGTTGGGCAGCGTCACGCGGTCGCCGGTCTTGGCTTCCTCGAGCGTCTTGCGCTTGGTGGAATACACGCCCAGCGGCGCGATCGGGCCCTGCACCAGCTCGACGATGTCGAGCTTCTGGTCGGCCGCGAATTTCTGCAGGTAGACGCGGTGCTGGAAGAAGTTGGCGTTCAGCGAGCCCTGGGCCAGCGCCAGATTGGGCTGCACGTAATCGTTGAACTCGACCAGCTTGACCTTGTAGCCCTTCTTCTCCAGGATCGGCACGATGCCTTGCTTGAGCTGGTCGATGTTCGAGCCGGCGGTGCCGCCGATGACCAGTTCCTTCTTGGCCTGGGCCTGCACCGGCGCGGCCAGGCCGACGAGGGTCACAGCCGCGACCGCGGCAGCCAGCAGGGAACGACGCACTACGGGATTCTTCATCACAAACCTCTTTCAGGAGAAATCAACACTGCCAGCAACGGCAGCACATGGAAAACCTGGGGCGCTCTGCGGCCCCCCCTCTTTGCCTTTCAGCCGCGCTTGTCCAGGCGCCGCGCGGTGGCGTTGCCGACAAACTGCAGGATCTGCACCAGCACCACCAGCACGGTGACGGTGAGCACCATCACGTCGGTCTGGAAGCGGTAATAGCCGTAGCGGATGGCCAGGTCGCCAATGCCGCCGCCGCCCACGACGCCGGCAATGGCCGAGTACGACAGGAAGCTCACGGCCAGCACCGTCAGCGCCAGCACCAGGCCGGAACGCGCTTCGACCACCAGCACGCGCCAGACGATCTGCAGCTCCGAGGCACCCATCGCATGCGCGGCCTCGATGACTCCGCGCGGCACTTCGCGCAGGCACTGGTCGACCAGGCGCGCGAAATACGGAATCGCGGCAATCGACAGTGGCACCGCGGCGGCCAGCGGGCCAATCGAGGTTCCTGCGATGACGCGTGTGAGCGGGACCAGCGCCACCAGCAGGATGATGAACGGGAACGAGCGCACGGTGTTCACGATCCAGTTGAGCACCAGGAAGGCGGGCTTGTTGGCCAGCGATTGTCCGGGGCCCAGCAGGAACAGCAGCACGCCCAGCGGTCCGCCCAGCACCACGGCGGCGGTGAGGCCGATGCCCAGCATCAGCGCGGTCTGGCCGATGGCCACCCACAGTTCGGGAAGAATGGCAGCGATATTTTCAGACATGGTGCAGTTCCTGGGCCGCCGCGGCAGCGTTCGATGAAGAGGCCGCACTCCAGCGCGCTTCGCGCTCGGTGCGCTCGCGCAGGGCTTCGAGTTCCTGGCCCAGCACGGTGCGGCGTTCAACGCGCGGTCCGTGCAGCGAGAACTGCTCGGCGATCCGACCGCCTTCGACAATGGCCACTTCGCTGCACAGCACTTCGACCACCGACAGTTCGTGCGTCACGATCACGATCGTCACGCCGGTCTTTTGCTGGATGTCGCGCAGCGTCTCCAGCAGTGAGCGCGTGGTTTCGCTGTCCAGCGCCGAGGTCGGCTCGTCGCACAGCAGCACCTGGGGGCGCGGCGCCAGTGCGCGCGCGATCGCCACGCGCTGCTTTTGGCCACCCGATAGCTGCGCCGGATAGCTGCCGAGCTTGTCGGACAGTCCCACGAGAGCCAGGCATTCGCGCACCCGTGCATCGATCTGGGCGCGCGACAGGCCGCCATGGATCTTCAGCGGGAAGGCGACGTTGTCGAACACGCTGGCGTTTTGCAGCAGGTTGAACTGCTGGAAGATCATGCCGATGTTCTGCCGGGCATCGCGCAGTTCACGCCGGCTCAGCTTCGTGAGCTCGCGCCCGGCGACATGCACTTCACCGGCGTCAGGGCGCTCGAGCAGGTTGATCAGCCGCAGCAGCGTCGATTTGCCCGCGCCGCTCTTG
This window encodes:
- a CDS encoding NADPH-dependent FMN reductase; protein product: MSQYKVAVIVGSLRKDSFNRKLAHAIERMAPEGFSFEEIAIDALPLYNQDADGNEVEAVKRFRAQIAAADALLFVTPEYNRSISGVLKNALDQGSRPYGQSVWGGKPGAVLGVSVGAIGTALAQQHLRNILAYLDVPLLGQPEMFIQAKDGLFNDDGSIGEGSREFLQGWLHRYVEWVKKHAV
- a CDS encoding MetQ/NlpA family ABC transporter substrate-binding protein, which translates into the protein MKNPVVRRSLLAAAVAAVTLVGLAAPVQAQAKKELVIGGTAGSNIDQLKQGIVPILEKKGYKVKLVEFNDYVQPNLALAQGSLNANFFQHRVYLQKFAADQKLDIVELVQGPIAPLGVYSTKRKTLEEAKTGDRVTLPNDPSNLARALVLLEQNQLVKIKPGIDPLRASEKDLVENPRQLKFIPLEAAQLPRSLGDTEYAIINGNFAISSGLKLTEAVKLEKTPDHYLNVVAVKRADKDTAWAKDLEAAYRSAEYKAVVDSKFQGYAKPSFLQ
- a CDS encoding methionine ABC transporter permease, translated to MSENIAAILPELWVAIGQTALMLGIGLTAAVVLGGPLGVLLFLLGPGQSLANKPAFLVLNWIVNTVRSFPFIILLVALVPLTRVIAGTSIGPLAAAVPLSIAAIPYFARLVDQCLREVPRGVIEAAHAMGASELQIVWRVLVVEARSGLVLALTVLAVSFLSYSAIAGVVGGGGIGDLAIRYGYYRFQTDVMVLTVTVLVVLVQILQFVGNATARRLDKRG
- a CDS encoding methionine ABC transporter ATP-binding protein, producing the protein MSQNTADKPPLIRLRDVQKKFATADGGLFEAVKSVTLEVRQGEIFGLIGKSGAGKSTLLRLINLLERPDAGEVHVAGRELTKLSRRELRDARQNIGMIFQQFNLLQNASVFDNVAFPLKIHGGLSRAQIDARVRECLALVGLSDKLGSYPAQLSGGQKQRVAIARALAPRPQVLLCDEPTSALDSETTRSLLETLRDIQQKTGVTIVIVTHELSVVEVLCSEVAIVEGGRIAEQFSLHGPRVERRTVLGQELEALRERTEREARWSAASSSNAAAAAQELHHV